One part of the Nitrospirota bacterium genome encodes these proteins:
- a CDS encoding carboxypeptidase regulatory-like domain-containing protein, which yields MLTVLLAGLATPAFAQQPSPSLATVEFYLVGGQLAPQPGYQAVPKSLTTQVDVPFVLPDRVTSAGVTFAELQLLLPQDLIVRAELRGPAFASPIQLSALPNHPLELPTLPVTGIYTVENIRMESAGQVVAASPNVVQVESFEKALVTQVTTRQLTAQEIADRGIAIDASNFNVVNFTAALSFQSRPVQLQIPIAVPVIGRSEIEEPPPTNLGDLAAVVQTGPQGQPIPVLNRDEVIPNLQIQTFQLDSIQGSVDKDPQFPPISGIVVIPGSIGYLHQFFEATLLVTNGAPASSALSIRDVQAAIVLPTGLDRIAGTDAAPGDDPLRAVGTTATGGVPLRTLPVRAPGPDGQFGTPDDVEVFGAQQTGQVAFTLEGLKEGTHSIEFAITATLEGLPRGPVQISGKATGAVLVRNPNFAITLSHPSTVRAGVEYTLTATVSNTSDVAANLVQVTLDPHAVSGATLLSASTVQIQTLAPHTAGTVSFRLRSQVTGKVTATVFPTDDQVKGSFILRAGVGANNIPLSPDTLVLSSFADYLPDPVRLAAVGFLGEAYSVSTAPAGSLPTGIARIARKTVQTGAANVGEGGLRIFLGEAPEQSLHTLLLDVLGSDTPDPALDGLRRISPLAEELAAAVGAELAPAVAAQGALALQRALATGATDRGPYWSIMTAGLGGPAAAVQVRDAFGRVLGGETTADPAPGIPYAELVPIGPPDAPDAVLAVHSAPANGSYLVEWRPTADGALDLGIVLPGANGLEQVTFAGVSVAATDRLLLTIAIPRTDPPTIGVDHDGDGVAEVTLAPTAISAVPDPGPMLEGAVQLFDFDDTKLDKYGRLVAVLMSKRLVKDQAQALATYAVDDNAVLTALLQPSGRVVFVGLRDPIGPYIERRLTVTGLTDRRGVAMQPASQSAIIRSTATEPGAVVQGRVLTADGQPVTTARISLVYAAQSGNLFGDVSNVRIGTKPVDADGGYHYDYASSRFSEGGTGFLVRAEDPATGRFVELATQERFAGQRMTLDLIFPGQGTVTGVVRDDQGRLLSGAAVTVRSTVSGLGALTTTDPSGRYTVGNIPVGNVLVAATASGGYYGAVNGTLTGDGGTAVVDVVLFPPLARPEGRVIGTVYADDGITPLGNIPVVVTVAAVSYQNFVRTAADGTFAFERVPTGGLVVEAIDPATGNRARAASTLAAGETASLTVIFNALGSISGTVYTQFGVPVSGALVVANGKSFAFTGADGTYTIAGVPLGSVSVRAEDSQGRTGSASTSLSFPGQAATAVIYLTSGLRASIVGTVYERDGVTVAPNLPVRVIVDIEYNCLAAASCPPTYKVLQTTTDAQGGYRIDGIPIPPRVSTAIAVRGSNAEVGNAAFRLVSEGQVVKTDIVLTGPGTVTGTVRDQGSANQPTGANVIVRGVKPNEAGLFEQRLIGTTQADAQTGRFSVAGAWPGGFSVEASNTFRPNPARASGAIRFAGDVQDVTLTLIPNAGSISGVVNKPDGTPVGEGVQVRLTLAGSPVTVTTGPDGRFQFAPILPASTYPLTAEDPVSGLRGIGSAVVQGGQDTPVTLRLLGLGSVVAQVRNADGSPTSQASVNLRRTSFPYDTASATLGPADGGNVAFSNITEGDFSVEAVDPNGLGARASGRVPGEGQTATVTLTLSPSGVVTGRLLTPDGRTPIGNGQIQLTQYGRAIGFLTTSTDPATLGAYRFEHVPLGPIVVEGFDPVTSRRGKGFGQLASNGQTLVVDVLQIARGTVTGRALSADGTRPVEGGKMTLQVSGVFSESFQGLTTPDGGFAFPGVPAGNFTVRLEDPLTGLTGSASGKVVLEGETVTTEVRLEPTGTVSATVVKFDGVTPASGATVVLRGPRTTHTIQADPEGRISRSLSPLGHYTLTATSPNGLDGGTANADLATEGQVADVLVRLNGVGSVEGTVYESDGLTPAVGALVTLAVRGVVSANFSFQTGSDGRYLFASVPAGTLSLSVKSPDGLLGGSASGTLARDGETVTIDLSYQAAGTVMGQVIAPDGVTPSAGAILTVRVGSITLSIVAANDGRFTVESIPLGTVSIDVIEAFGQGVAYRTQALTANGQVIDVGAIVLDNAPIRVAEVQPVDGAVNVGVTAPLSIVFSEAADPATITTSTVRLFEGSTTLGLSRTLSADHTRLTLTPTQALKGSTRYTLVVTTGVRDFARHPLPVEVRTTFVTLDNVPPTVVSISPAHNTIQVDPSAVVRVVFSEPVDPATVSLALARSGLSIAGRVDLAQNNTVAIFTPADVLATNATYTASVSGVIDLAGNVLAAPVSATFDTLDIVPPTVTGLSLPSGVSLIRGRTVTATATVADGDVASVEFTVDDRLVATDTAAPFAAAVSLTPLSGDTLVLKAIAVDRVGNRSAPLFLSVTVLPDELPSATMSAPTTAEVGATVSVTVTAQDDVGIASVKLVASGAATSTQTRTFATQNPVSATFSLAVPASAAPGTGISLVATATDSAGGTANASASLTVVDTKAPTVTITAPTTTQVVTGSTITVTVNAADTVGVSRIELAASAGTITSPNPVMVSPAATTASASFTLVIDAGVPVGQAVTLTAKADDTSGNRSAGTTRSLTVVPVVPSLTAIEAAPASGTAAQAAPATNLGQTISIVGSDLRPDVRVRFTTRTDTGNASTQDVSVVDGSVSADQTRAQVVVPAASAVATGPVVLYDPASGMLSQSVHLQVVPTVTILDAPVFAPEQPMTIRGSGFAENRGTVVFQPAAGNPVSVVDVAAEIDVQATNGAMVLTIPNGAGSGDLVVTTDGGSSAPFAFVVPTLTALSATAATGTPADPARRSANVGQTVGVVGEGLSGTVALRVPTLSDTKVAGTLNLPLTQVSTDGASAQAVLDPQGSVTTGSVRLIDTATGVGSAESVWLQIVPTLDPPSAATFGTAQPLTLTGSGLIEDGLTLHFPKVGGGVIDVADTGANMDVTNKNRAVSLLSPSGVGPGSLTVTTAGGTSAPVTIAGSSAGASSLAISPNPLSVAPGGTASITVGVPTADSFDRTVALSTADPSVATVPASVVLPGGTTQTAVLVSGVAQGSTTLRADLSNADGSVVSASAPVYVAPPFAGSALAYTEVGVYVEELAPGSSSVSIRSAPVGVVLSARDPAGASSVRAADVGVTLVQPEGTSAVAVLGPPVGLAVAETVTGVSHATLAQGESVTFRVVGTDLSRVTTLAFDPPTGLTVVNPPVIDADGRGLSATVTVSSTAAEGLRKVQVLTATGPIRPAVPEAATVTITKPAPEITAVTPGTAMPGDTITLTITGRRLTGAISVTIAPATGFTVQNPPDVSPDGTQATVTVTVDSSVAAGTYRVSISTPVGSSSGTMTEANDLVVTAP from the coding sequence GTGTTGACGGTACTGCTGGCCGGCCTCGCCACGCCCGCCTTCGCCCAGCAGCCATCTCCCTCCCTGGCCACGGTAGAGTTCTACCTGGTGGGGGGGCAGTTGGCGCCGCAGCCGGGTTACCAAGCTGTGCCCAAGAGCCTCACGACTCAGGTCGATGTCCCGTTTGTGCTGCCTGACCGGGTCACGTCCGCGGGTGTGACCTTTGCCGAACTGCAGCTTCTTCTTCCCCAAGACTTGATCGTCCGAGCCGAGTTGCGTGGGCCGGCGTTTGCCTCGCCCATACAGCTTTCGGCCTTGCCCAACCATCCGCTGGAACTGCCCACGTTGCCGGTGACCGGCATATATACCGTGGAGAATATTCGGATGGAGAGCGCGGGGCAGGTGGTGGCCGCGTCGCCGAACGTTGTCCAGGTGGAGTCGTTTGAGAAGGCGTTGGTCACCCAGGTCACCACCCGGCAGCTCACGGCGCAGGAGATCGCGGATCGCGGCATTGCCATTGATGCGAGCAACTTCAACGTGGTCAACTTCACGGCCGCGCTCTCGTTCCAATCCAGGCCGGTGCAACTGCAGATTCCCATTGCGGTGCCGGTCATCGGCCGCAGCGAAATCGAAGAACCGCCGCCCACCAACTTGGGCGATCTGGCGGCGGTGGTCCAGACCGGGCCGCAGGGGCAGCCCATCCCGGTGCTCAATCGCGATGAGGTCATCCCCAACCTGCAGATCCAGACCTTTCAGCTCGATAGCATCCAAGGCAGCGTGGACAAGGATCCGCAGTTCCCGCCGATCTCGGGCATCGTGGTCATCCCGGGGAGCATCGGGTACCTGCATCAGTTCTTCGAAGCCACCCTGCTCGTGACCAATGGCGCGCCGGCGTCCAGCGCGCTGTCGATCCGCGACGTGCAGGCCGCGATCGTGCTGCCGACCGGGTTGGACCGGATCGCAGGGACGGACGCGGCGCCGGGAGACGATCCCTTGCGCGCGGTGGGTACCACGGCCACAGGCGGAGTGCCGTTGCGCACGCTTCCGGTGAGGGCGCCGGGGCCGGATGGGCAGTTCGGCACGCCCGACGACGTGGAGGTGTTCGGGGCGCAGCAGACCGGACAGGTGGCGTTTACCCTGGAAGGGCTCAAGGAGGGGACGCACTCCATCGAGTTTGCGATCACTGCGACGCTGGAGGGGCTTCCGCGGGGACCGGTGCAGATTTCGGGCAAGGCCACGGGCGCGGTGCTGGTTCGCAACCCGAACTTCGCGATCACGCTCTCGCATCCCTCTACCGTGCGCGCGGGCGTGGAGTACACGCTGACCGCCACGGTGAGCAACACGTCGGATGTGGCCGCCAACCTGGTGCAGGTCACGCTCGACCCGCACGCGGTGAGCGGCGCGACGCTGCTCTCGGCGTCGACCGTGCAGATCCAGACCCTCGCGCCCCACACCGCGGGCACGGTGTCGTTCCGCTTGCGCTCGCAGGTGACGGGCAAGGTCACGGCCACGGTGTTCCCGACCGACGATCAGGTCAAGGGGAGCTTTATCCTGCGCGCGGGCGTGGGCGCCAACAACATTCCGCTCTCGCCGGACACCTTGGTCCTCTCCAGCTTCGCCGACTATCTGCCTGATCCGGTGCGCCTGGCAGCGGTGGGCTTTCTGGGCGAGGCCTACAGCGTGTCCACCGCGCCGGCCGGTTCCTTGCCCACAGGCATTGCGCGGATCGCGCGCAAGACGGTGCAGACCGGCGCGGCCAATGTCGGCGAGGGCGGCTTGCGGATCTTCTTGGGCGAAGCGCCGGAACAGTCGCTGCACACGCTGCTGTTGGACGTGTTGGGGAGCGATACGCCGGATCCTGCCCTCGACGGCCTGCGGAGGATCTCGCCGTTGGCCGAGGAATTGGCGGCTGCTGTGGGCGCGGAGCTGGCGCCCGCGGTGGCGGCACAGGGTGCGCTGGCGCTGCAGCGGGCGCTGGCCACGGGCGCGACGGATCGAGGGCCGTACTGGTCCATCATGACCGCGGGACTCGGCGGACCCGCGGCCGCGGTGCAGGTGCGCGACGCGTTCGGTCGGGTGCTGGGCGGCGAGACGACCGCGGATCCGGCCCCGGGGATTCCGTATGCCGAGCTGGTCCCGATCGGACCGCCGGATGCGCCCGACGCGGTGCTGGCGGTGCATTCCGCGCCAGCCAACGGGTCGTACCTGGTCGAATGGCGACCCACGGCCGACGGAGCGCTCGATCTTGGGATCGTCCTGCCCGGAGCCAACGGATTGGAGCAGGTGACCTTTGCCGGCGTCTCCGTCGCCGCGACCGACCGCCTGTTGCTGACGATCGCGATACCACGTACGGATCCTCCGACGATCGGGGTCGATCACGACGGCGACGGTGTGGCCGAGGTCACGCTGGCACCCACCGCGATCAGCGCCGTGCCCGACCCTGGGCCCATGCTGGAGGGCGCGGTCCAACTCTTTGACTTTGACGACACCAAGCTCGACAAATACGGCCGGCTGGTAGCGGTGCTGATGAGTAAGCGATTGGTCAAAGACCAGGCCCAGGCCCTGGCCACGTACGCGGTGGACGACAACGCCGTGCTCACCGCGCTGCTGCAACCCAGCGGCCGGGTCGTGTTCGTGGGGCTGCGCGACCCGATCGGCCCCTACATCGAGCGGCGCTTGACCGTCACGGGGTTGACCGACCGACGCGGCGTGGCCATGCAGCCCGCCTCGCAGTCGGCGATCATCCGTTCGACAGCGACCGAGCCCGGCGCCGTGGTCCAAGGCCGCGTGCTCACCGCAGACGGGCAACCCGTGACCACGGCGCGGATCTCCTTGGTCTACGCGGCCCAGTCGGGCAACCTCTTCGGCGACGTCAGCAACGTGCGGATCGGGACCAAACCGGTGGACGCGGACGGCGGCTACCACTACGACTACGCGAGCAGCCGGTTCAGCGAAGGGGGCACGGGCTTCCTCGTGCGCGCGGAAGATCCCGCCACCGGCCGGTTCGTGGAGCTCGCTACCCAAGAGCGGTTCGCGGGCCAGCGCATGACGCTGGACCTGATCTTCCCGGGGCAGGGCACGGTCACCGGCGTGGTGCGCGACGACCAAGGGCGGCTCCTGTCCGGCGCCGCGGTGACGGTACGCTCCACGGTGTCGGGCCTCGGGGCGCTGACCACGACCGATCCCTCGGGCCGCTACACGGTTGGGAACATTCCGGTCGGCAATGTCCTGGTGGCGGCAACCGCCTCCGGCGGCTACTACGGGGCGGTCAACGGCACCCTCACGGGGGACGGCGGGACCGCGGTGGTGGACGTGGTGCTCTTTCCCCCGCTGGCCAGGCCCGAAGGCCGGGTCATCGGGACCGTGTATGCCGACGACGGCATCACCCCGCTGGGCAATATCCCGGTGGTGGTCACCGTCGCCGCGGTCAGCTATCAGAACTTCGTCCGGACCGCTGCCGATGGCACGTTTGCGTTCGAGCGCGTGCCCACCGGCGGGTTGGTGGTGGAGGCGATCGACCCCGCCACCGGCAATCGCGCCCGGGCAGCCTCCACGCTGGCTGCGGGCGAGACCGCCAGCCTCACCGTCATCTTCAACGCGCTGGGGTCGATCTCAGGGACGGTGTACACGCAGTTCGGAGTGCCGGTCTCAGGCGCCCTGGTGGTGGCCAATGGCAAGAGCTTTGCCTTCACCGGCGCGGACGGCACGTACACGATCGCAGGGGTGCCGCTCGGCAGCGTGTCGGTCAGGGCGGAGGATTCGCAAGGCCGCACCGGGTCAGCCTCCACCAGCCTGAGCTTCCCAGGCCAGGCCGCCACCGCCGTCATCTATCTGACCAGCGGGCTGCGCGCGTCGATCGTGGGAACGGTCTACGAACGGGACGGCGTCACGGTCGCACCGAACCTTCCGGTCCGGGTCATCGTGGACATCGAGTACAACTGCCTGGCCGCGGCCTCCTGCCCCCCGACCTATAAGGTGCTGCAGACCACGACCGATGCCCAGGGCGGCTATCGCATCGACGGGATCCCGATTCCGCCGCGGGTGTCAACCGCGATCGCGGTCCGCGGCAGCAATGCCGAGGTCGGCAACGCCGCGTTTCGGTTGGTTTCCGAGGGCCAGGTGGTCAAGACCGATATCGTGCTCACCGGGCCCGGTACCGTGACCGGCACGGTGCGCGATCAAGGCTCGGCCAACCAGCCCACCGGCGCCAATGTGATCGTGCGCGGGGTGAAGCCCAACGAGGCCGGGCTGTTCGAGCAGCGGCTGATCGGCACCACGCAAGCCGACGCGCAGACCGGCCGGTTCTCGGTGGCTGGGGCCTGGCCGGGCGGCTTTTCGGTGGAAGCCTCCAACACCTTCCGCCCGAACCCGGCGCGGGCCTCCGGAGCGATCCGCTTCGCCGGCGACGTGCAGGACGTGACGCTCACCCTCATCCCCAACGCGGGCTCGATCAGCGGCGTGGTGAACAAGCCCGACGGCACGCCGGTCGGCGAAGGCGTCCAGGTACGCCTCACGCTCGCGGGCTCACCGGTCACGGTCACCACCGGACCCGATGGGCGGTTTCAGTTTGCGCCCATCTTGCCGGCCAGCACGTATCCGCTGACGGCAGAGGACCCGGTGTCTGGCCTCAGGGGCATCGGATCGGCGGTGGTGCAAGGCGGGCAGGATACCCCCGTGACATTGCGTCTGTTGGGTCTCGGCTCGGTGGTCGCGCAGGTCAGAAACGCGGACGGGTCGCCAACGAGCCAGGCCAGCGTCAATCTGCGGCGCACCAGCTTCCCGTACGATACGGCGTCGGCGACCCTCGGACCAGCCGACGGCGGCAACGTCGCCTTCTCCAATATCACCGAGGGGGATTTCTCGGTCGAGGCGGTTGATCCCAACGGCCTGGGAGCGCGCGCCTCGGGTCGCGTGCCGGGCGAGGGGCAGACGGCCACGGTGACGCTCACGCTCTCGCCCTCCGGCGTGGTCACGGGCCGTCTGCTGACGCCGGACGGTCGCACCCCGATCGGCAACGGCCAGATCCAGTTGACCCAGTACGGCCGTGCCATCGGCTTTCTGACCACGTCGACGGATCCGGCCACGCTCGGCGCGTACCGGTTCGAGCACGTCCCGCTGGGGCCGATCGTGGTGGAGGGGTTCGACCCCGTGACGTCGCGGCGCGGCAAGGGCTTTGGTCAGCTCGCATCCAACGGCCAGACGTTGGTGGTCGACGTCCTGCAAATCGCGCGTGGCACGGTCACCGGACGGGCGCTCTCGGCCGACGGGACGCGGCCCGTCGAGGGTGGAAAGATGACGCTCCAGGTCTCGGGCGTGTTCTCGGAGTCGTTCCAGGGACTCACCACCCCGGATGGCGGGTTTGCCTTCCCCGGGGTGCCGGCGGGCAACTTCACCGTGCGGTTGGAAGACCCGCTGACCGGGCTGACCGGGTCGGCCAGCGGCAAGGTGGTACTCGAGGGCGAGACCGTGACGACCGAGGTGCGGCTTGAACCCACCGGGACCGTGTCCGCGACCGTGGTCAAATTTGACGGAGTCACTCCGGCGAGCGGCGCCACCGTGGTGCTGCGAGGCCCGCGGACCACACACACGATCCAGGCCGATCCCGAGGGTCGAATCAGCCGGTCGCTCTCGCCGCTCGGTCACTACACCCTGACCGCCACATCCCCCAACGGGCTTGACGGCGGGACCGCGAACGCGGACCTTGCGACGGAGGGCCAGGTCGCGGACGTGCTGGTCCGCTTGAACGGTGTGGGGTCGGTCGAGGGCACGGTGTATGAGTCCGACGGTCTCACGCCTGCGGTGGGCGCGCTGGTCACGCTCGCCGTCCGGGGCGTGGTGTCCGCCAACTTCTCGTTCCAGACCGGCAGCGACGGGCGATACCTCTTTGCGAGCGTGCCGGCTGGGACCCTGTCCCTTTCGGTCAAGAGCCCGGACGGGCTGCTCGGGGGATCGGCGTCTGGAACGCTCGCGCGCGACGGCGAGACCGTGACCATCGACCTTTCGTACCAGGCCGCGGGGACGGTGATGGGTCAGGTGATCGCGCCGGACGGCGTGACCCCGTCGGCGGGCGCGATTCTCACGGTGCGGGTTGGCTCCATCACGCTCTCGATCGTCGCCGCCAATGACGGCCGGTTCACGGTGGAGTCGATCCCGCTGGGGACCGTATCCATCGACGTGATCGAAGCGTTTGGGCAGGGCGTGGCATACCGGACGCAGGCGTTGACGGCGAACGGCCAGGTGATCGACGTTGGGGCGATCGTCCTGGACAACGCGCCGATCCGCGTGGCGGAGGTGCAGCCGGTGGACGGCGCGGTGAACGTCGGGGTGACGGCCCCGCTGTCGATTGTCTTCAGCGAAGCGGCTGATCCGGCGACGATCACCACCAGCACGGTCCGGCTCTTCGAGGGCAGCACCACGCTGGGTCTCAGCCGCACGCTCTCCGCAGATCACACTCGCCTGACGCTCACGCCCACCCAGGCGCTGAAGGGCTCGACCCGCTACACCCTGGTCGTGACCACTGGCGTGCGGGACTTCGCGCGCCACCCCCTGCCGGTCGAGGTCCGCACCACGTTCGTGACGCTCGACAACGTTCCGCCCACCGTGGTCTCGATCTCGCCGGCCCACAACACGATCCAGGTGGATCCTAGCGCGGTGGTCCGCGTGGTCTTCTCCGAACCCGTGGATCCCGCGACGGTGTCACTGGCGCTCGCGCGCTCGGGGCTGTCGATTGCCGGGCGGGTGGACCTCGCGCAGAACAACACGGTCGCGATCTTCACGCCCGCGGACGTGCTGGCGACCAACGCCACGTACACCGCGAGCGTGTCGGGCGTCATCGACCTGGCCGGCAACGTGCTGGCCGCGCCCGTGAGCGCGACATTCGACACGCTGGACATTGTTCCGCCCACGGTCACGGGGTTGTCGCTGCCTTCCGGCGTGAGTCTGATCCGGGGCCGAACCGTGACCGCGACCGCAACCGTGGCGGACGGGGACGTGGCATCGGTGGAGTTCACGGTCGACGACCGGTTGGTCGCAACCGACACCGCGGCGCCGTTCGCCGCAGCCGTGTCGCTGACCCCGCTCTCCGGGGACACGCTCGTGCTCAAGGCGATTGCGGTGGACCGCGTGGGCAACCGGAGCGCACCCCTGTTCCTGTCCGTCACGGTCCTGCCGGATGAGCTGCCCAGCGCGACCATGAGTGCACCGACCACGGCGGAAGTCGGCGCCACGGTGTCGGTGACCGTGACCGCGCAGGACGATGTGGGGATCGCGAGCGTGAAGCTCGTGGCCTCGGGCGCCGCGACCAGCACCCAAACCCGGACCTTTGCGACCCAGAACCCGGTGAGTGCCACGTTCTCGTTGGCCGTCCCAGCGTCGGCTGCGCCTGGGACCGGGATTTCGCTGGTGGCGACCGCCACCGATTCCGCCGGTGGGACCGCGAATGCTTCAGCCTCCTTGACCGTGGTCGACACCAAGGCGCCCACGGTCACCATCACGGCTCCGACCACGACCCAGGTGGTGACCGGGTCAACCATCACCGTCACGGTGAACGCAGCGGATACCGTGGGCGTGAGCCGGATCGAGCTGGCTGCATCGGCCGGCACGATCACGTCGCCCAACCCGGTGATGGTCTCACCAGCAGCCACCACCGCGAGCGCCAGCTTCACCCTGGTGATCGATGCCGGCGTGCCGGTGGGCCAGGCGGTCACGCTCACGGCAAAGGCTGACGACACGTCTGGGAACCGCAGCGCAGGGACGACCAGGTCCTTGACCGTGGTGCCGGTTGTGCCGAGTTTGACGGCGATCGAAGCGGCGCCTGCGTCGGGGACAGCGGCCCAGGCAGCCCCGGCGACCAATCTGGGGCAGACGATCTCGATCGTGGGCTCGGATCTGCGCCCAGACGTTCGGGTGCGGTTCACGACCCGCACCGATACCGGCAACGCGAGCACCCAGGACGTGTCGGTGGTCGACGGGAGCGTGTCGGCTGATCAGACGCGCGCCCAGGTCGTGGTGCCGGCAGCGAGCGCCGTGGCCACGGGACCAGTGGTTCTGTACGATCCCGCGTCCGGGATGCTGTCGCAGAGCGTCCACTTGCAGGTCGTGCCAACGGTCACGATCTTGGATGCGCCGGTGTTTGCGCCGGAGCAGCCGATGACGATCAGGGGCTCAGGCTTTGCCGAGAACCGCGGCACCGTGGTCTTCCAGCCGGCGGCCGGCAACCCGGTGTCGGTTGTCGATGTCGCTGCGGAGATCGACGTCCAGGCGACCAACGGCGCCATGGTGCTGACGATCCCCAATGGAGCGGGCAGCGGCGACCTCGTCGTGACGACCGATGGTGGCAGCAGCGCACCGTTTGCGTTCGTGGTACCCACGCTGACCGCGCTGTCGGCGACCGCGGCGACCGGCACGCCAGCCGATCCCGCGCGACGCTCGGCCAATGTGGGCCAGACCGTGGGGGTGGTGGGCGAAGGGCTGAGCGGGACGGTCGCGCTGCGCGTGCCCACGTTGTCCGATACCAAGGTCGCAGGCACGCTCAACCTTCCGCTGACCCAGGTCTCCACCGACGGCGCGTCGGCCCAGGCGGTGCTGGATCCCCAAGGGTCCGTGACCACGGGTTCGGTCCGCCTCATCGATACGGCCACGGGTGTGGGATCGGCCGAGTCGGTCTGGCTGCAGATCGTGCCCACGCTCGATCCGCCGTCCGCTGCGACGTTCGGGACCGCGCAGCCGCTCACCCTGACCGGTAGCGGGCTCATTGAGGACGGTCTGACGCTGCACTTCCCCAAGGTCGGAGGCGGTGTCATCGATGTGGCGGATACGGGCGCCAACATGGATGTCACGAACAAGAACCGCGCAGTGAGTTTGCTGTCGCCCTCGGGTGTGGGGCCGGGATCGCTCACCGTGACCACGGCGGGGGGGACCAGCGCCCCGGTGACGATCGCTGGCTCATCCGCTGGGGCCTCGTCGCTAGCCATCAGCCCCAACCCGCTCTCGGTCGCGCCCGGCGGGACGGCCTCGATCACCGTGGGCGTGCCAACAGCCGACTCGTTCGATCGCACCGTCGCGTTGAGCACGGCAGACCCATCGGTCGCGACCGTGCCCGCGAGCGTGGTCCTGCCCGGCGGGACCACCCAGACCGCGGTGTTGGTCAGCGGCGTGGCTCAAGGGTCCACCACCCTGAGGGCTGATCTGAGCAATGCCGATGGCAGTGTGGTGAGCGCGAGCGCCCCGGTCTATGTCGCCCCGCCCTTTGCCGGCTCGGCGCTCGCATACACGGAGGTGGGGGTGTATGTGGAGGAGTTGGCGCCCGGGTCGTCTTCGGTCTCAATCCGGTCCGCGCCAGTGGGTGTCGTCCTTTCAGCACGCGACCCAGCCGGGGCCAGCAGCGTGCGGGCGGCGGACGTGGGCGTCACGCTCGTCCAGCCCGAGGGGACCAGCGCGGTCGCGGTGCTGGGACCGCCGGTGGGCCTGGCCGTGGCTGAAACCGTCACCGGAGTGTCCCACGCCACACTCGCCCAAGGTGAGTCCGTGACCTTCCGGGTGGTGGGGACGGACTTGAGTCGCGTCACCACGCTGGCGTTCG